In a single window of the Aminomonas paucivorans DSM 12260 genome:
- a CDS encoding mannose-1-phosphate guanylyltransferase/mannose-6-phosphate isomerase → MTQDPQLHLLLLAGGSGTRLWPLSRQELPKQFLPLTDSRSLLQETVLRVLRLTPPERIRVVTGESFRALVTQQAQACAASLEDPVISEPQGKNTAAAIALGVARLVEEGASGEDLVLVCPCDHAVAHVDRFVEAVALARQAAEEGYLVTFGIVPDRPETGYGYLQTEPLPDRPFLKVAQFVEKPDAERAAAFLEQGGFFWNGGIFCFRVDAFLEALREWAPEIGEPAAAGEAALRAAYPGLPSRSIDYALMEKAPRVACVPLDAGWSDVGSWDAVYDLAKKDLSGNALFGDARLLDGQDNLVFARERLVVGVDLTETIVVDTPDAVFVAPRGSSQKVREVVRQLQEEGRRELVEAPVSARPWGAYRVVSQSGRYKVKQITILPGARLSLQYHHHRSEHWVVVQGTAKVEVDGTERLFHEGESVFVPKGSRHRLGNPGKIPLEIVEVQCGEYLGEDDIVRLSDDFRRVPEV, encoded by the coding sequence ATGACCCAGGACCCTCAGCTTCACCTGCTTCTCCTGGCGGGGGGAAGCGGCACCCGCCTCTGGCCCCTTTCCCGACAGGAGCTGCCCAAACAGTTCCTGCCCCTGACGGATTCCCGTTCCCTGCTCCAGGAGACGGTGCTGCGGGTGCTCCGCCTGACCCCTCCGGAGCGCATCCGGGTGGTGACGGGGGAGTCCTTTCGGGCCCTGGTGACCCAACAGGCCCAGGCCTGCGCCGCCTCCCTGGAGGATCCGGTGATCTCGGAGCCCCAGGGGAAGAACACCGCCGCCGCCATCGCCCTGGGGGTGGCCCGACTGGTGGAGGAGGGAGCTTCGGGGGAGGACCTGGTGCTGGTGTGCCCCTGCGACCACGCGGTGGCCCACGTGGACCGGTTCGTCGAGGCGGTGGCCCTTGCCCGGCAGGCGGCGGAGGAGGGGTACCTGGTCACCTTCGGCATCGTCCCGGACCGCCCCGAGACGGGGTACGGCTACCTCCAGACGGAACCCCTGCCGGACCGCCCCTTCCTGAAGGTGGCCCAGTTCGTGGAGAAGCCCGACGCGGAGCGGGCGGCGGCGTTTCTGGAGCAGGGAGGGTTCTTCTGGAACGGGGGTATCTTCTGCTTCCGGGTGGACGCCTTCCTGGAGGCCCTGCGGGAATGGGCCCCGGAGATCGGGGAGCCCGCCGCCGCGGGGGAGGCGGCCCTCCGGGCGGCCTACCCCGGCCTGCCCTCCCGGTCCATCGACTACGCCCTCATGGAGAAGGCTCCCCGGGTGGCCTGCGTCCCCCTGGACGCGGGGTGGTCCGACGTGGGGTCCTGGGATGCGGTGTACGATCTGGCGAAGAAGGACCTTTCGGGCAACGCCCTCTTCGGGGACGCCCGGCTCCTGGACGGGCAGGACAACCTGGTCTTCGCCCGGGAGCGTCTGGTGGTGGGGGTGGACTTGACGGAGACCATCGTGGTGGACACCCCCGACGCGGTCTTCGTGGCCCCTCGGGGCAGCTCCCAGAAGGTGCGAGAGGTGGTGCGGCAGCTTCAGGAGGAGGGGCGCCGGGAGCTGGTGGAAGCCCCGGTGAGCGCCCGTCCCTGGGGGGCCTACCGGGTGGTCTCCCAGTCGGGACGCTACAAGGTCAAGCAGATCACCATCCTCCCCGGGGCGCGTCTGTCCCTCCAATACCATCACCACCGGTCGGAGCACTGGGTGGTGGTGCAGGGCACCGCCAAGGTGGAGGTGGACGGGACGGAGCGGCTCTTCCACGAGGGGGAGAGCGTCTTCGTCCCCAAGGGGTCCCGGCATCGCCTGGGCAACCCCGGAAAGATCCCCCTGGAGATCGTGGAGGTGCAGTGCGGCGAGTACCTGGGGGAGGACGACATCGTCCGCCTCTCCGACGACTTCCGCCGGGTCCCGGAAGTCTGA
- a CDS encoding ABC transporter ATP-binding protein gives MLTLRGVGVTYGDRWVLRGLDLTLPPGERAAVLGPSGCGKTTLLRVAAGLLTPREGRADRSCRKLAYAFQEPRLVPWLSLEENLLLVLGETTTPAPVRDLAERFGLTPLLKQRARTLSGGQRQRAGLVRALSVRPDLLLLDEPFASLDRPTRDRLLKETADRIHREGTALLLVTHDPTEARTLAERILELPDLAAPASDLS, from the coding sequence GTGCTGACCCTGCGGGGCGTGGGGGTGACCTACGGGGACCGATGGGTCCTGCGGGGCCTGGACCTGACCCTGCCTCCGGGAGAGCGGGCGGCGGTGCTGGGCCCCTCGGGGTGCGGCAAGACCACCCTGCTCCGGGTGGCCGCGGGCCTGCTGACGCCCCGGGAGGGACGGGCCGACCGATCCTGCCGCAAGCTGGCCTACGCTTTCCAGGAGCCCCGGCTGGTCCCGTGGCTTTCCCTGGAGGAGAACCTGCTCCTGGTGCTGGGGGAGACCACCACCCCCGCACCCGTCCGGGATCTGGCAGAACGCTTCGGCCTGACGCCCCTGCTGAAGCAAAGGGCCCGCACCCTCTCGGGGGGACAGCGGCAACGGGCGGGGCTGGTACGGGCCCTTTCGGTGCGGCCGGACCTGCTCCTCCTGGACGAACCCTTCGCCTCCCTGGACCGGCCGACCCGAGATCGGCTCCTGAAGGAGACGGCGGATCGGATCCACCGGGAGGGAACCGCCCTCCTCCTGGTGACCCATGACCCCACCGAGGCCCGGACCCTGGCGGAGCGAATCCTGGAACTGCCCGACCTCGCGGCCCCGGCATCGGATCTTTCCTGA
- a CDS encoding ABC transporter permease — protein sequence MSAALGLILGLGLFLGVALGASRRLDALCEPALALLQATPVVSWLALAVFAFGIGWRGPVLLTTLNLLPLATLTVRSGFRSVDGELLEMARVFRVPRGRVLARIVLPSLRPFLGAALDVAAPGAWKAVLVTEYLCGDGGWGVRLAWARQTVDTPALYAVTLAAVLGGWGFERLLRRLGRRFSC from the coding sequence GTGTCCGCCGCCCTGGGACTGATCCTGGGGCTGGGGCTGTTTCTGGGGGTGGCCCTGGGGGCCTCCCGGCGCCTGGACGCCCTCTGCGAACCCGCCCTGGCTCTGCTTCAGGCCACCCCGGTGGTCTCCTGGCTGGCCCTGGCGGTGTTCGCCTTCGGCATCGGCTGGCGGGGACCGGTGCTCCTCACCACCCTGAACCTCCTTCCCCTGGCGACCCTGACGGTGCGGTCGGGGTTCCGCAGCGTGGACGGGGAGCTGCTGGAGATGGCCCGGGTCTTCCGGGTGCCCCGGGGGCGGGTGCTGGCCCGGATCGTGCTGCCCTCCCTGCGCCCCTTCCTAGGGGCGGCCCTGGACGTGGCGGCCCCGGGGGCGTGGAAGGCGGTGCTGGTGACGGAGTACCTCTGCGGCGACGGGGGGTGGGGGGTGCGCCTCGCCTGGGCCCGGCAGACCGTGGACACCCCCGCCCTCTACGCCGTGACCCTGGCGGCGGTGCTGGGGGGCTGGGGCTTCGAGCGGCTCCTGCGCCGCCTGGGGAGGCGGTTCTCGTGCTGA
- the pepF gene encoding oligoendopeptidase F, which produces MRSLVKTLTLAALSLWMAAASQPALASGSVPKRSEIPEPLRWKLEDIYPTDEAWEADYAAAKEALPRMQSFRGTLGRSPRDLLACLVARDDLGIRVGKLVVYATMRSHEDTANPVYQALADRASTLSVQVSEAGSFVVPEILSVPEKTLQDFQTREPGLAPYRFTLSELLRQKAHVLSQPEEALLAGMGEVLQAPEGAFSMLTNADLKFPQITDEKGKTVELSEERYAKFLRSPDRKVREAAFRGLFETYGKLRNTLGATFSGAVKGSAFVARARKYPSSLAAALDGDAIPESVYHNVVDTIEKNLAPLHRYMALRRRILGLAKLAPWDLYVPLVADPDREIPWERAVEQVTAGLTPLGPDYLGDLKAGLSSQWVDVLENQGKRSGAYSWGSYGTHPYILMNYNGTLHDVFTLAHELGHSLHSFYSNRSQPYADAGYTTFVAEVASTTNEALLLDHLLREARDQNTKLFLLNQRLEQIRTTVYRQALFASFERTVHRRVEAGEALTPEDLGKLWHQLNERYYGPDLEVDPLLDGEWSRIPHFYSPFYVFQYATGYAAATSLSRQIQKGGEPARKRYLHMLTRGGSAHPIDLLRDAGVDMATPQPLLDTLRVFEETLDAFEELANQK; this is translated from the coding sequence ATGAGATCTCTGGTGAAGACCCTGACCCTGGCGGCCCTGTCCCTCTGGATGGCCGCTGCCTCCCAACCAGCCCTGGCCTCCGGGAGCGTGCCCAAGCGCAGCGAGATCCCCGAACCCCTCCGTTGGAAGCTGGAGGACATCTACCCCACCGACGAGGCCTGGGAGGCGGACTACGCCGCCGCCAAGGAGGCCCTGCCCCGGATGCAGTCCTTCCGGGGAACCCTGGGGCGATCCCCCCGGGACCTGCTGGCCTGCCTCGTCGCCCGGGACGACCTGGGGATCCGCGTGGGAAAACTGGTGGTGTACGCCACCATGCGCAGCCACGAGGACACGGCGAACCCGGTCTACCAGGCCCTGGCGGACCGGGCCTCGACCCTCTCCGTGCAGGTCTCCGAGGCGGGGAGCTTCGTCGTCCCGGAGATCCTCTCGGTGCCGGAAAAGACCCTGCAGGACTTCCAGACCCGGGAGCCCGGCCTGGCCCCCTACCGCTTCACCCTGTCGGAGCTGCTCCGCCAGAAGGCCCACGTGCTCTCCCAGCCCGAGGAGGCCCTCCTGGCAGGGATGGGGGAGGTGCTCCAGGCACCGGAAGGCGCCTTCTCCATGCTCACCAACGCGGACCTGAAGTTCCCCCAGATCACCGACGAGAAGGGCAAGACCGTGGAACTCTCGGAGGAGCGCTACGCCAAGTTCCTGCGCAGCCCCGACCGGAAGGTCCGGGAGGCGGCCTTCCGGGGCCTCTTCGAGACCTACGGGAAGCTCCGCAACACCCTGGGGGCCACCTTCAGCGGGGCCGTCAAGGGAAGCGCCTTCGTCGCCCGGGCCCGGAAGTACCCCTCCTCCCTGGCGGCGGCCCTGGATGGGGACGCGATCCCCGAGTCGGTCTACCACAACGTGGTGGACACCATCGAGAAGAACCTGGCCCCTCTGCACCGCTACATGGCCCTGCGGCGGCGCATCCTGGGGCTGGCGAAGCTGGCCCCCTGGGACCTCTACGTCCCCCTGGTGGCGGACCCGGACCGGGAAATCCCCTGGGAGCGGGCGGTGGAACAGGTGACGGCGGGACTGACCCCCCTGGGGCCGGACTACCTGGGAGACCTGAAGGCGGGGCTTTCCTCCCAGTGGGTGGACGTGCTGGAGAACCAGGGCAAGCGCAGCGGAGCCTACTCCTGGGGCAGCTACGGCACCCATCCCTACATCCTGATGAACTACAACGGGACCCTCCACGACGTGTTCACCCTGGCCCACGAGCTGGGGCACTCCCTCCACTCCTTCTACTCCAACCGGAGCCAGCCCTACGCGGACGCGGGGTACACCACCTTCGTGGCGGAGGTGGCCTCCACCACCAACGAGGCCCTGCTGCTGGACCACCTTCTCCGGGAGGCCCGGGACCAGAACACCAAGCTCTTCCTGCTGAACCAGCGGCTGGAGCAAATCCGCACCACCGTGTACCGCCAGGCCCTCTTCGCCTCCTTCGAGCGCACGGTGCACCGCCGGGTGGAGGCGGGGGAGGCCCTGACCCCCGAGGACCTGGGCAAGCTGTGGCACCAGCTCAACGAACGCTACTACGGCCCGGACCTGGAGGTGGACCCCCTGCTGGACGGGGAGTGGTCCCGCATCCCCCACTTCTACTCCCCCTTTTACGTGTTCCAGTACGCCACGGGCTACGCCGCCGCCACCTCCCTGTCCCGGCAGATCCAGAAGGGAGGGGAGCCCGCCCGGAAGCGCTACCTCCACATGCTGACCCGGGGGGGATCCGCCCACCCCATCGACCTGCTGCGGGACGCGGGGGTGGACATGGCCACCCCCCAGCCCCTGCTGGACACCCTCCGGGTCTTCGAGGAGACCCTGGATGCCTTCGAGGAGCTGGCAAACCAGAAGTAA
- a CDS encoding diguanylate cyclase: MPPSREGPLSSPVERERTLILQFIDQLNQASTPQEACAQAVLFLQRGTPFCNPDAFLVDPKDPNRVVRVANQGTYRPGGLTLARGQGVVGRAFETRATQVVDDVRLDPDYVESCKEARSEIAVPLLWRQEIFGVLDAESPRLHAYRPKDVRLMELLASLLAHCLSHFSVRERLGRALGAAQLREAALQKLSRQQRGLVDLLVKMGGHVSLDALFRDVVEDLHGVLGYEHVYLACRSRRDEPVRLQCFQGFAPPEEQVTALLESRGGLVGRILETGKPYLCPDTRKDPLVVAVNPEARCELGVPLLGSDGHTWGFLLLNQGGPGSLTPQDGEILTALAASLVLRLERREAFDSLQRELDRMRLIHGLVQDLGQTRELPDLAQRVVDLVAQRMGCHLVSFYEVREEGTTLSLRFLASSIIPREDLERRSQELTARGGGLVCRCARLGRLMNHRDIGPEAGFVSLVASGTRHQLDVPISFSGRIRGVLSLESLERPFDGEDEAAFQILAGHLGALWAVRDLIGDMRLQTMKDPLTGLWNRRYLEARMQEEQGRLGRDEEPLSLALVDLTDFKETNDRYGHFVGDLVLQETARCLKDSVRASDVAARYGGDEFVVLFPRTSPEGAREVMRRFEARLARLAVPGGPEGVPCDHGVAGFPEDGRDLTDLLKLADERMYRHKGERKHGFPLSILQRKAESS; this comes from the coding sequence ATGCCCCCTTCCCGCGAAGGTCCCCTTTCCTCTCCCGTGGAGAGGGAACGGACCCTCATCCTTCAGTTCATCGACCAGCTGAACCAGGCCTCCACGCCCCAGGAGGCCTGCGCCCAGGCGGTCCTCTTCCTCCAGCGCGGCACCCCCTTCTGCAACCCCGACGCCTTCCTGGTGGACCCCAAGGACCCCAACCGGGTGGTTCGGGTGGCCAACCAGGGAACCTACCGTCCCGGGGGGCTGACCCTGGCCCGGGGACAGGGGGTGGTGGGCCGGGCCTTCGAGACCCGGGCCACCCAGGTGGTGGACGACGTGCGTCTGGACCCGGACTACGTGGAAAGCTGCAAGGAGGCCCGGTCGGAGATCGCCGTGCCCCTCCTCTGGCGGCAGGAGATCTTCGGGGTGCTGGACGCGGAGAGCCCCCGGCTCCATGCCTACCGTCCCAAGGACGTGCGGCTCATGGAGCTTCTGGCGAGCCTCCTGGCCCACTGCCTCTCCCACTTCTCCGTGCGGGAGCGCCTGGGCCGGGCGCTGGGGGCGGCGCAGCTTCGGGAGGCGGCCCTGCAGAAGCTCTCCCGACAGCAGCGGGGACTGGTGGACCTGCTGGTGAAGATGGGGGGACACGTGTCCCTGGACGCCCTGTTCCGGGACGTGGTGGAGGACCTGCACGGGGTGCTGGGGTACGAGCACGTCTACCTGGCCTGCCGGAGCCGACGGGACGAACCGGTGCGCCTTCAGTGCTTCCAGGGATTTGCTCCCCCGGAGGAGCAGGTGACGGCCCTCCTGGAGAGCCGGGGGGGGCTGGTGGGGAGGATCCTCGAGACGGGGAAGCCCTACCTCTGTCCCGACACCCGCAAGGACCCCCTGGTGGTGGCCGTCAACCCCGAGGCCCGCTGCGAGCTGGGGGTGCCCCTCCTCGGCTCCGACGGCCACACCTGGGGGTTCCTGCTGTTGAACCAGGGAGGCCCCGGGAGCCTCACCCCCCAGGACGGGGAGATCCTCACCGCCCTGGCCGCCTCCCTGGTGCTGCGCCTGGAGCGCCGGGAGGCCTTCGACTCCCTCCAGCGGGAGCTGGACCGGATGAGGCTGATCCACGGCCTGGTGCAGGATCTGGGACAGACCCGGGAGCTTCCCGATCTGGCCCAGCGGGTGGTGGACCTGGTGGCCCAGCGGATGGGCTGCCACCTGGTGAGCTTCTACGAGGTCCGGGAGGAGGGGACGACCCTCTCTTTGCGCTTTCTGGCCTCCAGCATCATCCCCCGGGAGGACCTGGAACGGCGCTCCCAGGAACTGACCGCCCGGGGCGGGGGGCTGGTGTGCCGCTGCGCCCGGCTGGGGCGGCTGATGAACCACCGGGACATCGGGCCGGAGGCGGGGTTCGTCTCCCTGGTGGCCTCGGGCACGAGGCACCAGCTGGACGTCCCGATCTCCTTCTCCGGGCGCATCCGGGGGGTGCTCTCCCTGGAATCCCTGGAACGGCCCTTCGACGGGGAGGACGAGGCGGCCTTCCAGATCCTGGCGGGACACCTGGGGGCTCTCTGGGCGGTGCGGGACCTCATCGGGGACATGCGGCTCCAGACCATGAAGGACCCCCTGACGGGATTGTGGAACCGGCGCTACCTGGAGGCCCGGATGCAGGAGGAGCAGGGACGGCTGGGACGGGACGAGGAGCCCCTGAGCCTGGCCCTGGTGGACCTGACGGACTTCAAGGAGACCAACGACCGGTACGGCCACTTCGTGGGGGACCTGGTGCTCCAGGAGACCGCCCGGTGCCTGAAGGACAGCGTCCGGGCCAGCGACGTGGCGGCCCGGTACGGGGGGGACGAGTTCGTGGTCCTCTTCCCCCGAACCTCCCCGGAGGGGGCCCGGGAGGTGATGCGGCGCTTCGAGGCCCGCCTGGCCCGCCTGGCGGTTCCGGGAGGTCCCGAGGGGGTGCCCTGCGACCACGGGGTGGCGGGGTTCCCCGAGGACGGGCGGGACCTGACGGACCTGCTCAAGCTGGCGGACGAGCGGATGTACCGCCACAAGGGAGAGAGGAAGCACGGTTTCCCTCTTTCCATCCTTCAAAGAAAGGCGGAGAGTTCATGA
- a CDS encoding ABC transporter substrate-binding protein gives MSKTPFSFLSLRMGGAILGLLLGTLLLALPCEALTLHHPLGPSLLAATGILDRSSLGSVPLVLRPWRSLEEAGAVLAKEPGGLAVLPTTTAAFLAERGIPLHLLGVHLWKAFFLLSSRENPLKDLSAAGGTRILVPFGRGDVADGVLRTLLKASSVRNVKLLYASPQEGVALLAAGKIDGAVLPEPFATLARRGGAHALDLQVEWARRFGGRPRLPVTGLFRVGTLDPATEQAAVAAFQRSVARALRDPQGAGAVAAETLHMEPALVREAGRRLTLEFVPPRAAAPELRRFFQILSRHAPETLPPTPDRALDLP, from the coding sequence GTGAGCAAAACCCCTTTCTCCTTCCTTTCGTTGCGGATGGGAGGCGCGATCCTGGGCCTGCTCCTCGGGACCCTGCTTCTCGCCCTTCCCTGCGAGGCCCTCACCCTGCACCACCCCCTGGGCCCCTCCCTGCTGGCGGCCACGGGGATCCTGGATCGAAGCTCCCTGGGCTCGGTTCCCCTCGTCCTGCGTCCCTGGCGGAGCCTGGAGGAGGCGGGGGCCGTGCTGGCCAAAGAGCCTGGGGGCCTGGCGGTGCTTCCCACCACCACCGCCGCCTTCCTGGCGGAGCGGGGCATCCCCCTGCACCTCCTGGGGGTACACCTCTGGAAGGCCTTCTTCCTCCTGAGCTCCCGGGAAAACCCCCTCAAAGACCTTTCCGCCGCCGGGGGGACGCGAATCCTGGTGCCCTTCGGACGGGGGGACGTGGCGGACGGGGTGCTGCGGACCCTGCTGAAGGCCTCTTCGGTCCGGAACGTGAAGCTCCTCTACGCCTCGCCCCAGGAAGGGGTGGCCCTGCTGGCGGCGGGGAAGATCGACGGGGCGGTGCTTCCGGAGCCCTTCGCCACCCTGGCGCGACGCGGGGGAGCCCACGCCCTGGACCTCCAGGTCGAGTGGGCCCGGCGCTTCGGAGGGCGGCCCCGGCTTCCCGTGACGGGGCTCTTCCGGGTGGGGACCCTGGACCCGGCGACGGAGCAGGCCGCGGTGGCAGCGTTCCAGCGAAGCGTCGCCCGGGCCCTTCGGGATCCCCAAGGGGCGGGGGCCGTGGCGGCGGAGACGCTGCACATGGAACCCGCCCTGGTGCGGGAGGCGGGCAGAAGGCTCACCCTGGAGTTCGTCCCTCCCCGGGCGGCCGCCCCGGAGCTGCGGCGGTTCTTCCAGATCCTCTCCCGCCACGCCCCGGAGACCCTGCCCCCGACCCCCGACCGGGCCCTGGACCTCCCCTGA
- a CDS encoding HD domain-containing phosphohydrolase: MNRTPGHPLFWLSLLAVLLLLEGASPLCAAPPPLRVAAEEHPPYTYQDEQGVPRGLLVELWERWSLRNGRPVSFDVLPWQEAVDRVLEGRADLLEGVFPPEEPDPRLLLSAPYGRIPVSLFVHRRMPYPRRLKDLEGLVVGAVQGERSIPFLLEQGMDSVLPYPDYPSLVEGFAKGRVRAFLGEDPSALWALEQARLGQNFHRGAPLFEVLLRRGVLKKNAALLQEVERGFEGLEADREALLDRWPGQDLGRRDAGGQLLLAVVLAVSLLLALALLLVFFWNRGLKNRVAERTEELNRSLANLHDSEARYSRVLEATHDAFWEHDLSTGTWFRSSRWYTLLGYAPGEIDPDFEENLARIHPDDRDRVRQAFTLHLQGRSPDILVEYRSRHRDGTYRWFLTRGSVSQRDGQGSPTRLSGITLDITERKRDEQDKALLYHLGEMTQEAKTLQELYPAIHLALLEFMRLPNLYLALYDETTNLLHFPYYADERDDEHPAPMPLGKSPTALVIRTGKPLLLTPETLQPLLDSGEMVLVGSRPVDWLGLPLKTEGRTLGVLAVQSYDEELRFTEEDERVLAFVSGQIAQAIERKQTAEQISYIGFHDAVTGLYNRAFFEEELYRLDTNRNLPLSLLMGDVNGLKLVNDGFGHLMGDLLLQRTAEAIRSACRQEDVVARWGGDEFVVLLPRTPEDQAEAVADRIRETVARIDDLPVQPSIALGVAVKRTPEEDVRTALLRQAEERMYRNKLTESASARSALLDSLKEAFWDREEGQREHGTRMRELALHLGAAAGLSGSELEDLGLVALLHDIGKAALPPELFRKHPLTEEEWEQVRQHPEIGCRIAKAAPDLVPLAPLILSHHERWDGTGYPQGLKGEEIPLLSRIVALVDAFDIMTHPQAYGAQPRTFQEALQEIADGAGTQFDPYLARLLLRLLAGGGESTETITGE, translated from the coding sequence ATGAACCGAACCCCCGGACACCCCCTTTTCTGGCTGTCCCTGCTGGCGGTCCTCCTGCTCCTGGAGGGAGCCTCCCCTCTTTGTGCCGCACCCCCGCCCCTTCGAGTGGCCGCAGAGGAGCACCCCCCCTACACCTACCAGGACGAGCAGGGCGTTCCTCGGGGACTGCTGGTGGAGCTGTGGGAGCGATGGAGCCTCCGCAACGGGCGACCCGTGTCCTTCGACGTCCTCCCCTGGCAGGAGGCGGTGGATCGGGTCCTGGAGGGGCGGGCGGACCTCCTGGAGGGGGTCTTCCCCCCGGAGGAGCCGGACCCCCGGCTCCTCCTCTCCGCCCCCTACGGGCGCATCCCCGTCTCCCTCTTCGTCCACCGGAGGATGCCCTACCCCCGGAGGCTCAAGGACCTGGAGGGCCTGGTGGTGGGGGCCGTGCAGGGGGAACGGTCCATCCCCTTCCTCCTGGAGCAGGGGATGGATTCGGTGCTCCCCTATCCGGACTACCCCTCCCTGGTGGAGGGCTTCGCCAAGGGGCGGGTCCGGGCCTTCCTGGGGGAGGACCCCTCCGCCCTGTGGGCGCTGGAGCAGGCGAGGCTCGGCCAGAACTTCCACCGGGGGGCCCCCCTCTTCGAGGTGCTGCTCCGTCGGGGGGTGTTAAAGAAGAACGCGGCCCTGCTCCAGGAGGTGGAGCGGGGTTTCGAGGGCCTGGAAGCGGACCGGGAGGCCCTGCTGGACCGGTGGCCGGGGCAGGACCTGGGACGCCGGGACGCGGGGGGGCAGCTCCTCCTGGCGGTGGTGCTGGCGGTTTCTCTGCTCTTGGCCCTGGCGCTCCTGCTGGTCTTCTTCTGGAACCGGGGCTTGAAGAACCGGGTGGCGGAGCGCACGGAGGAGCTGAACCGAAGCCTGGCGAACCTCCACGACAGCGAAGCCCGCTACTCCCGGGTCCTGGAGGCCACCCACGACGCCTTCTGGGAGCACGACCTCTCGACGGGGACCTGGTTCCGCTCCTCCCGCTGGTACACCCTCCTGGGCTACGCGCCGGGGGAGATCGACCCGGACTTCGAGGAGAACCTGGCCCGGATCCACCCCGACGACCGGGACCGGGTGCGCCAGGCCTTCACCCTCCACCTCCAGGGACGCAGCCCGGACATCCTGGTGGAGTACCGTTCCCGACACCGGGACGGGACCTACCGCTGGTTCCTGACCCGGGGCTCCGTCTCCCAGCGGGACGGGCAGGGCAGCCCGACGCGCCTCTCCGGGATCACCCTGGACATCACGGAGCGGAAGCGGGACGAGCAGGACAAGGCCCTGCTGTACCACCTGGGGGAGATGACCCAGGAGGCCAAGACCCTCCAGGAACTGTACCCCGCCATCCACCTGGCCCTCCTGGAGTTCATGAGGCTGCCCAACCTGTATCTCGCCCTCTACGACGAGACGACGAATCTGCTCCACTTCCCCTATTACGCGGACGAGCGGGACGACGAACACCCCGCCCCCATGCCCCTGGGGAAATCCCCCACGGCTCTGGTGATCCGGACGGGAAAACCCCTGCTTCTGACCCCGGAGACCCTTCAGCCCCTCCTGGACTCCGGGGAGATGGTCCTGGTGGGCTCCCGTCCCGTGGACTGGCTGGGGCTGCCCCTGAAGACGGAGGGGCGCACCCTGGGGGTCCTGGCGGTGCAGAGCTACGACGAGGAACTCCGGTTCACGGAGGAGGACGAGCGGGTCCTGGCCTTCGTGTCCGGGCAGATCGCCCAGGCCATCGAGCGCAAGCAGACGGCGGAGCAGATCTCCTACATCGGCTTCCACGACGCGGTGACGGGGCTGTACAACCGAGCCTTCTTCGAGGAGGAGCTGTACCGGCTGGACACGAACCGCAACCTCCCCTTGAGCCTCCTCATGGGAGACGTGAACGGCCTGAAGCTGGTGAACGACGGGTTCGGCCACCTCATGGGAGACCTGCTGCTCCAGCGCACCGCCGAGGCCATCCGCTCCGCCTGCCGCCAGGAGGACGTGGTGGCCCGATGGGGGGGGGACGAGTTCGTGGTGCTCCTGCCCCGGACCCCGGAGGACCAGGCGGAGGCCGTGGCGGACCGCATCCGGGAGACGGTGGCCCGGATCGACGACCTCCCCGTGCAGCCCAGCATCGCCCTGGGGGTGGCGGTGAAGCGCACCCCGGAGGAGGACGTGCGAACCGCCCTGCTGCGTCAGGCGGAGGAGCGGATGTACCGCAACAAGCTCACGGAGAGCGCCAGCGCCCGCAGCGCCCTGCTGGACTCCCTGAAGGAGGCCTTCTGGGACCGGGAGGAGGGACAGCGGGAGCACGGCACCCGCATGAGGGAGCTGGCCCTGCACCTGGGCGCGGCGGCGGGGCTGTCGGGAAGCGAGCTGGAGGACCTGGGGCTGGTGGCGCTGCTCCACGACATCGGCAAGGCCGCCCTGCCCCCGGAGCTGTTCCGCAAGCACCCCCTGACGGAGGAGGAATGGGAGCAGGTGCGGCAGCACCCGGAGATCGGGTGCCGCATCGCCAAGGCGGCCCCGGATCTGGTGCCCCTGGCCCCCCTGATCCTCTCCCACCACGAGCGATGGGACGGGACGGGATACCCCCAGGGGCTGAAGGGGGAGGAGATCCCCCTCCTCTCCCGCATCGTGGCCCTGGTGGACGCCTTCGACATCATGACCCATCCCCAGGCCTACGGGGCCCAGCCCAGGACCTTCCAGGAAGCCCTCCAGGAAATCGCCGACGGGGCGGGAACCCAGTTCGACCCCTACCTCGCCCGGCTGCTGCTGCGCCTCCTGGCGGGGGGCGGGGAGTCGACGGAGACCATCACGGGAGAGTGA